A DNA window from Acidimicrobiales bacterium contains the following coding sequences:
- a CDS encoding SCO6880 family protein, with protein sequence MSDTRAYRFADSNRPGLLLGLSARQAVPMIVGAVVLAVALQTPLHPLVGLIGPTVASVLAFGRWRGAPIAETLVPGARLYGRRAIRRRRWVRPSLVGDNTDDVLPDALHGLELIEPSDRPFGVIRDKAAGTVTAVLRVRGYGFPLAGAVKQDAMLGAWGAALSPLAREQSPVRHVVWQEWSHPVTSDTHRAFLDAVGIDQRLHDPAVADYLALVDEQAPATIAHEVLVAVTIDLRRVRARRSLKSALGAAVDALFDESRQLASRLEAAGLDVDSPMSALELSSAIRVRSAPARAAQVLTLTRSLAAAARRGAFEWGPMVVEPDWRHVHVDDAFHRSYRVAGWPQLPVPADWLSRLLADTHCIRTVAVVMEPVPMGRAARAADREVMAREADSDLKERKGFRVNARERKRLADAERREHELSEGHAEFRFVGLVNVTASTLDDLDDDCTVIEQAAAQCLLDLRPLDARHDQGWVASLPLGRALTPGFTS encoded by the coding sequence ATGAGTGACACACGGGCCTACCGGTTCGCCGACTCGAATCGGCCAGGGCTGCTGCTCGGACTGAGCGCACGGCAAGCGGTCCCCATGATCGTTGGTGCCGTCGTCCTCGCCGTCGCCCTCCAGACGCCGTTGCACCCACTGGTCGGGCTGATCGGTCCGACTGTCGCTTCGGTGTTGGCGTTCGGGCGCTGGCGTGGTGCCCCGATTGCCGAGACGCTCGTGCCTGGTGCCCGGCTCTACGGCCGACGTGCGATCCGTCGTCGGCGTTGGGTTCGCCCGTCACTCGTCGGGGACAACACCGACGATGTACTGCCGGACGCGCTTCACGGGCTCGAGCTCATCGAGCCATCCGACCGTCCGTTCGGGGTCATCCGGGACAAGGCGGCCGGCACGGTCACTGCGGTGCTCCGGGTTCGTGGTTACGGGTTCCCTTTGGCGGGCGCAGTCAAGCAGGACGCAATGCTCGGCGCATGGGGAGCTGCGCTCTCACCGCTCGCACGTGAGCAATCGCCGGTACGTCATGTCGTGTGGCAGGAATGGAGCCATCCCGTCACCAGTGACACCCACCGGGCGTTCCTCGATGCCGTCGGGATCGATCAGCGGCTCCACGACCCTGCGGTGGCGGACTACCTGGCGCTCGTCGACGAGCAAGCCCCGGCGACGATCGCGCACGAGGTCCTCGTCGCAGTGACGATCGACCTGCGCCGCGTCCGAGCGCGACGCTCGCTGAAGTCCGCACTCGGCGCCGCCGTAGACGCGCTGTTCGACGAGTCACGACAGTTGGCGTCACGGCTCGAAGCCGCAGGGCTCGACGTCGACTCTCCGATGTCGGCCTTGGAGTTGTCGAGTGCGATCCGAGTCCGCAGCGCGCCAGCCCGAGCAGCACAGGTGCTGACGCTCACGCGATCACTTGCGGCGGCAGCGCGGCGAGGGGCGTTCGAGTGGGGGCCGATGGTCGTCGAGCCCGACTGGCGTCACGTGCACGTCGACGATGCGTTCCACCGCAGCTATCGGGTTGCCGGTTGGCCTCAGCTGCCGGTGCCCGCCGACTGGCTGTCACGACTGCTCGCCGACACCCACTGCATCCGCACGGTCGCTGTCGTCATGGAGCCGGTTCCGATGGGCCGCGCAGCGCGGGCTGCCGATCGTGAAGTGATGGCTCGCGAAGCCGACAGCGACCTCAAGGAACGAAAGGGGTTCCGGGTCAACGCGCGCGAACGTAAACGGCTCGCCGATGCCGAACGCCGCGAGCACGAGCTGTCCGAAGGGCACGCAGAGTTCCGCTTCGTCGGACTCGTCAACGTGACCGCGTCGACGCTCGATGATCTCGATGACGACTGCACCGTGATCGAACAGGCGGCAGCCCAATGCCTGCTCGATCTCCGGCCCTTGGATGCACGACACGACCAGGGCTGGGTGGCGTCGCTCCCACTCGGACGCGCCCTGACTCCCGGATTTACGTCATGA